In the genome of Angustibacter luteus, one region contains:
- a CDS encoding MATE family efflux transporter: MVVFRASPSRHPDGTSREVLRLAVPAFLALVAEPLFLLADSAIVGRLGTVQLAGLGVASAALATTAGVFVFLAYGTTASVSRRAGAGDLLGALRLGVDGVWLAVLIGLAAATTLILLAQPIADAFGASGPATDQAVTYLRISGIGVPAMLVVMAATGVLRGLQDTRTPLVVAVAGFSLNIVLNVVLVYGLDLGIGGSALGTVIAQTAMALSLVAVIVHALHRQHGKALALVLRPHPGGVLAAARDGVPLLVRTLALRAVLLLTTWVAASGGDVTLAAYQVSATIWTFLVFALDALAIAAQALTGYALGAGDVERARRLTALMVRWGVGCGVVLGLVVLALHQVLPVLFTEDPLVRRALAAALVVVAVQQPLSGFVFVLDGVLIGAGDGRWLAVAAIAQLVLYVPVVVLMQAADVATSGLWWGFGAFMLARGLLLGWRARGDRWAVAGATR; this comes from the coding sequence ATTGTGGTCTTCCGCGCGTCACCTTCTCGCCATCCGGACGGCACCTCCCGTGAGGTCCTCCGCCTGGCGGTGCCCGCCTTCCTCGCACTGGTCGCCGAACCGCTGTTCCTGCTCGCCGACTCGGCCATCGTGGGCCGCCTCGGCACCGTCCAGCTCGCCGGCCTGGGTGTGGCGTCTGCAGCCCTGGCCACGACGGCCGGGGTCTTCGTCTTCCTCGCGTACGGCACGACCGCCTCGGTCTCCCGGCGGGCAGGCGCGGGTGACCTGCTCGGAGCGCTGCGGCTCGGCGTGGACGGCGTGTGGCTGGCCGTGCTCATCGGTCTCGCCGCCGCCACCACCCTGATCCTGCTCGCCCAGCCGATCGCCGACGCGTTCGGGGCCTCCGGCCCCGCCACCGACCAGGCGGTCACCTACCTGCGGATCAGCGGGATCGGCGTCCCGGCCATGCTCGTCGTGATGGCCGCCACCGGCGTGCTGCGCGGCCTGCAGGACACCCGGACCCCGCTGGTCGTCGCCGTCGCCGGCTTCAGCCTGAACATCGTGCTCAACGTGGTGCTCGTCTACGGCCTCGACCTCGGCATCGGTGGTTCGGCGCTCGGCACGGTCATCGCGCAGACCGCCATGGCGCTCAGCCTGGTCGCCGTCATCGTGCACGCCCTGCACCGCCAGCACGGCAAGGCACTTGCCCTGGTACTGCGCCCGCACCCTGGCGGCGTGCTAGCCGCGGCCCGCGACGGCGTCCCGCTGCTCGTCCGGACCCTGGCGCTGCGCGCCGTCCTGCTGCTGACGACCTGGGTGGCGGCGTCCGGTGGGGACGTGACGCTGGCCGCCTACCAGGTGTCCGCCACGATCTGGACGTTCCTCGTGTTCGCCCTCGACGCGCTCGCGATCGCCGCGCAGGCGCTCACCGGCTACGCCCTCGGCGCCGGGGACGTCGAGCGGGCCCGCCGCCTCACCGCGCTGATGGTGCGCTGGGGCGTCGGGTGCGGCGTCGTCCTGGGCCTGGTCGTGCTCGCGCTGCACCAGGTGCTGCCCGTGCTGTTCACCGAGGACCCGCTGGTGCGGCGCGCGCTGGCCGCCGCGCTGGTGGTGGTGGCGGTGCAGCAGCCGCTGTCCGGGTTCGTGTTCGTGCTGGACGGCGTGCTGATCGGGGCCGGCGACGGGAGGTGGCTCGCCGTGGCCGCGATCGCCCAGCTCGTGCTCTACGTGCCGGTCGTGGTGCTGATGCAGGCGGCCGACGTGGCGACGTCCGGGCTGTGGTGGGGGTTCGGCGCGTTCATGCTGGCCCGCGGGCTGCTGCTCGGGTGGCGCGCCCGCGGCGATCGGTGGGCTGTCGCCGGCGCGACCCGCTGA
- a CDS encoding single-stranded DNA-binding protein: MAGDTIITIVGNLTGDPELRFTPSGAAVANFTIASTPRTFDRQSNEWKDGETLFMRCSVWREAAENVAESLTRGTAVIAQGRLQSRSYETKEGEKRTVVEMQVDEIGPTLRRATAKVTKAQRGGGGGFGGNQGGGGQGGSSGGGWSGGSGGGQGGGQPADDPWATGPSGGSSSGGAAAGGQGGWGGGSGGGGNSGGGFNDDPPF; encoded by the coding sequence ATGGCAGGCGACACCATCATCACGATCGTCGGGAACCTCACCGGCGATCCCGAGCTGCGCTTCACCCCCTCCGGTGCGGCCGTCGCGAACTTCACGATCGCGTCGACGCCCCGCACGTTCGACCGCCAGTCGAACGAGTGGAAGGACGGCGAGACGCTGTTCATGCGGTGCTCCGTGTGGCGTGAGGCGGCCGAGAACGTCGCCGAGTCGCTCACCCGCGGCACCGCGGTGATCGCCCAGGGTCGGCTGCAGTCCCGCAGCTACGAGACCAAGGAGGGCGAGAAGCGCACCGTGGTCGAGATGCAGGTGGACGAGATCGGCCCGACGCTGCGTCGCGCAACCGCCAAGGTCACCAAGGCCCAGCGCGGCGGCGGTGGCGGGTTCGGCGGCAACCAGGGTGGCGGCGGCCAGGGCGGCAGCTCCGGCGGTGGCTGGAGCGGTGGCTCCGGTGGCGGCCAGGGTGGCGGCCAGCCGGCTGACGACCCGTGGGCGACCGGCCCGTCCGGTGGCTCCTCCTCCGGTGGCGCTGCCGCCGGTGGCCAGGGTGGCTGGGGTGGTGGCTCCGGTGGGGGCGGCAACTCCGGCGGCGGCTTCAACGACGACCCGCCGTTCTGA
- the rplI gene encoding 50S ribosomal protein L9, which produces MKLILTQEVTGLGAPGDVVDVKDGYARNFLIPRSLGTPWTKGGQKQVDAIRKARSSREIATLEQAQSVKAQLEGKTIKLVAHAGASGRLFGAVTTGDVAEAVVAGGGPQLDRRKIELGQPIKAVGRHDVSVRLHPEVAAKVALEVVAG; this is translated from the coding sequence ATGAAGCTCATCCTGACCCAGGAGGTCACCGGCCTCGGTGCGCCCGGCGACGTCGTCGACGTCAAGGACGGCTACGCCCGCAACTTCCTGATCCCGCGCTCGCTGGGCACGCCCTGGACCAAGGGTGGCCAGAAGCAGGTCGACGCGATCCGCAAGGCTCGCTCGTCCCGCGAGATCGCCACGCTCGAGCAGGCGCAGTCCGTGAAGGCGCAGCTCGAGGGCAAGACGATCAAGCTGGTCGCGCACGCCGGCGCCAGTGGCCGTCTGTTCGGCGCCGTCACCACCGGTGACGTGGCTGAGGCCGTCGTCGCGGGCGGTGGCCCGCAGCTCGACCGTCGCAAGATCGAGCTCGGCCAGCCGATCAAGGCTGTCGGCCGTCACGACGTCAGCGTGCGTCTGCACCCCGAGGTCGCCGCCAAGGTGGCCCTCGAGGTCGTCGCCGGCTGA
- the rpsR gene encoding 30S ribosomal protein S18, whose product MAKPVVRKPKKKANPLKAAKVEYIDYKDTALLRKFISDRGKIRARRVTGVTVQQQRQLASAIKNAREMALLPYSSSAR is encoded by the coding sequence ATGGCAAAGCCCGTTGTGCGCAAGCCGAAGAAGAAGGCCAACCCGCTGAAGGCGGCGAAGGTCGAGTACATCGACTACAAGGACACTGCGCTCCTGCGCAAGTTCATCTCGGACCGCGGCAAGATCCGCGCGCGCCGGGTGACTGGTGTCACCGTCCAGCAGCAGCGACAGCTCGCCAGCGCGATCAAGAACGCTCGCGAGATGGCGCTGCTCCCCTACTCGAGCTCTGCTCGCTGA